AGCTCCTTTTAACAGGGATTAAAAAATTTTCGAATTCTTCTACCTTTCGTCATTTTCCAGGCGTAGATGAACCTGAGATTAAAATTCCTATTTTTATAAATTACGGCGCTTATTTCTAAATCGATTCGATCGGAATATAAAAGAATTCTTATGTTTTTGAGAATAGGTTTGTCTCGCCGGGTTTTACTTGAAAACGGACTTCAAGTCCGTTTTCAAGGTTTTTTTCGAAACGATTTCCTATGTCGGAACAAGGGATTCGACATTTCGATACAACGGAGGATTTTTTTTTAGAGTTCTTCCACAATTCTTTTCCTCGAGAAAAACAAAAGTAGGAACTCACACAAATTTACTTCTTCAGAAATGCCTTTCCGGAAGAATTCTTCACATCACAAGTCGATGATCTCTCCCATCGTCCAAACTTTCAGAGGAAGTGATTCCTTCTTTTCAGAATGTAATTTTTTGAGATAGAGGGCGGCTTCCGAAGGAAGATCGTCTCCAAGGGAGAAGGTTCCCCAATGAACCGGAAGGAGCAGAGAAGACTGAAGAATTTTGCTCGCATCCAAGGCTTCTTTGGGTCCGATATGAGCCGGTTCCATAAACCATCTCGGCTTAAACGCCCCGATGGGAAGGACGGTCGCGGAAAAACCTTGCGGAAATTTCTTTCCAATTTCGGAAAAGTGTTTTGAGAATCCTGTATCGCCGCCAAAGTATATGCGAATATTCTCAAATTCGAATGCATAACTTCCCCAGTGATATTGATTCATATCGGTGAGACCCATTCTACTCCAGTGTTTGGCCGGAAGAAAATGAATCTTAGTTCCTGCGTATTCAAAGACGGACCACCATTCTTGAACTACGGTATTCTCAAAACCTTCGTCCTTTGCAAATTCTCCCATCCCGGAAGGAAGATGGATCGTAACTTCGGGAAAGAGTTTCTGAATTCTTTTGATAGAATCTATATCGAGATGATCTCTGTGCGCGTGGCTGACCGCGACGATATCCACACCGGGAAGATTTTCTGGTTGAATGGGAAGTTCCGTAAGTCGCTTAACAAAAGGGGGAACCCCTGTAAAGATCGGATCCGTAAGAATGTGCATTCTTTTTCCATGAAAATTTGCCGCGATCCAGACGGTCGCGTGGCCGAGCCAGATGATCCTCACCTTTCCTTCCGGAGCTAAGAAATCCTCTTTCGTTCTTGGTTGAACTTCAGGAATTTTTTCAACGTCCCCATCCACTGTGGGAGGCTCGTTCGGTCCCAGTAGCTTCCAACGAAGGACTGAGAAAAAACTTTTTCCCAGTTCTTCGTCTTCTTCGATATTGTGATACTTTCCGTCATGGAAGTGCGAAGAACGAACTCTTTCGGGGTCTACGGGAAAGCAGGATTGAAAGAGAAGAAGGATCGTTAGGAAGATAAAA
This is a stretch of genomic DNA from Leptospira tipperaryensis. It encodes these proteins:
- a CDS encoding MBL fold metallo-hydrolase, whose translation is MHIKSLFIFLTILLLFQSCFPVDPERVRSSHFHDGKYHNIEEDEELGKSFFSVLRWKLLGPNEPPTVDGDVEKIPEVQPRTKEDFLAPEGKVRIIWLGHATVWIAANFHGKRMHILTDPIFTGVPPFVKRLTELPIQPENLPGVDIVAVSHAHRDHLDIDSIKRIQKLFPEVTIHLPSGMGEFAKDEGFENTVVQEWWSVFEYAGTKIHFLPAKHWSRMGLTDMNQYHWGSYAFEFENIRIYFGGDTGFSKHFSEIGKKFPQGFSATVLPIGAFKPRWFMEPAHIGPKEALDASKILQSSLLLPVHWGTFSLGDDLPSEAALYLKKLHSEKKESLPLKVWTMGEIIDL